In Mycoplasma sp. Mirounga ES2805-ORL, a single window of DNA contains:
- a CDS encoding YigZ family protein, giving the protein MELQTYTVKKSKFYSIAIEISNSEDIKSILCQLWQENKKATHICYGYSFINNNGVVNAGFDDDGEPGGTAGRPIRDLLLKTNTNNLVIFVIRYFGGVKLGAGGLVRAYIKSANLALKKFKGES; this is encoded by the coding sequence ATGGAACTCCAAACGTACACAGTTAAAAAATCAAAATTTTATAGTATTGCAATTGAAATTTCCAATTCTGAAGACATAAAATCTATATTATGTCAGCTTTGGCAAGAAAATAAAAAAGCAACTCATATTTGTTATGGATATAGTTTTATAAATAACAATGGTGTTGTTAATGCCGGTTTTGATGATGATGGTGAGCCGGGCGGGACTGCTGGAAGACCAATAAGAGATTTGCTTTTAAAAACTAATACAAACAATTTAGTAATTTTTGTTATTAGATATTTTGGAGGTGTTAAATTAGGTGCAGGCGGACTTGTTAGGGCGTATATAAAAAGCGCTAATTTAGCTTTAAAAAAATTTAAAGGAGAATCATAA
- a CDS encoding dephospho-CoA kinase, producing the protein MIAIIGKIAVGKTTFLRELEKTGSKIFISDEFVNSIYKKGQDGYKLIKDKLGKCFVDEYCVNKKVLVNWLNKDKANFNLLEKIIYPLIEKELIDTKYDFVELPNLNSEVYPLWKNFSHIVCLNTSYENWTKNIAKRNVDNHFISLISSKNNPESIKNKLFGLIPIVDIYANNFKLNANNIKKILYALGIR; encoded by the coding sequence ATGATAGCGATTATAGGAAAAATTGCTGTTGGCAAGACTACTTTTTTGCGGGAACTCGAAAAAACAGGTTCTAAAATTTTTATATCTGATGAATTTGTTAACTCCATATACAAAAAAGGTCAAGATGGATATAAATTAATTAAAGACAAATTAGGCAAATGTTTTGTTGACGAATATTGTGTAAATAAAAAAGTTTTAGTGAATTGGTTAAATAAAGATAAAGCTAATTTTAATTTGTTAGAAAAAATTATTTATCCTTTAATTGAAAAGGAATTAATAGACACAAAATATGATTTTGTTGAGCTTCCAAATCTAAATAGTGAAGTATATCCTTTATGAAAAAATTTTTCACATATCGTTTGTTTAAATACATCATATGAAAATTGAACAAAAAATATAGCAAAAAGAAATGTTGATAATCATTTTATTTCATTAATAAGTTCAAAAAACAACCCAGAAAGCATTAAAAATAAACTTTTTGGTCTCATACCAATTGTGGATATTTATGCTAATAACTTTAAGTTAAATGCAAATAACATAAAAAAAATTTTATATGCTCTTGGTATTAGATAA
- a CDS encoding MAG0865 family DivIVA-related protein, whose product MTKKIKEKILDKKINLEFNGYSIIEVDALLEEVYKEIIELESKNEILSETIEKLKLEIQEKKMELSKNNFIAEMKGSHN is encoded by the coding sequence ATGACAAAAAAAATAAAAGAAAAAATATTAGATAAAAAAATTAATCTGGAATTCAATGGCTACTCAATTATTGAAGTAGACGCTTTATTAGAAGAAGTTTACAAAGAAATTATAGAATTAGAATCAAAAAATGAAATTCTTAGCGAAACGATTGAAAAACTAAAACTAGAAATACAAGAGAAGAAAATGGAGCTTAGTAAAAATAATTTTATTGCCGAAATGAAAGGCAGTCATAATTAA
- the fba gene encoding class II fructose-1,6-bisphosphate aldolase, whose translation MKLVNAKDMVTKAFENQYAVPHININNLEWTKAALITAQKLNSPLILGTSEGAIKYMTGFKTVYGMVSGMMEDLNITVPVALHLDHGSFEACLKAIEVGYTSVMFDGSHFPFLENIKLTKEVVKAAKKKNVSVEAEIGTIGSSTSDNDVTPGELADRLEAIEMAKLGIDFLAAGIGNIHGPYPKSWKSLDFDKLKEIKEATNIGLVLHGGSGIPKEQISKAISLGISKININTELQQANHKAIRQYIESGEDLKGKNFDPRKFLKPGFDAMCDIVEQKILECGSQNKA comes from the coding sequence ATGAAATTGGTAAACGCAAAAGATATGGTTACAAAAGCATTTGAAAATCAATATGCTGTGCCACATATCAATATTAATAACCTTGAATGGACTAAAGCGGCACTAATAACTGCACAAAAATTAAATTCACCATTAATTCTTGGAACTAGTGAAGGTGCAATAAAATACATGACTGGTTTTAAAACGGTTTATGGTATGGTCAGTGGTATGATGGAAGATTTAAATATTACAGTGCCTGTTGCATTACATTTAGATCACGGATCATTTGAAGCATGTTTAAAAGCGATTGAAGTGGGTTATACATCCGTTATGTTTGATGGTTCTCATTTTCCGTTCTTAGAAAATATCAAATTAACAAAGGAAGTTGTTAAAGCAGCTAAAAAAAAGAATGTAAGTGTCGAAGCCGAAATTGGAACTATAGGTTCTTCAACAAGTGACAATGATGTAACTCCAGGTGAGCTGGCAGATCGTTTGGAAGCTATTGAAATGGCGAAGTTAGGAATTGATTTTTTAGCGGCTGGAATAGGGAACATTCATGGTCCTTATCCTAAGTCATGAAAATCCCTAGATTTTGATAAATTAAAAGAAATAAAGGAAGCAACCAATATTGGTCTTGTTTTACACGGCGGCAGCGGTATTCCTAAAGAACAAATATCAAAAGCTATTAGTTTAGGTATTTCAAAAATCAATATTAATACTGAATTGCAACAAGCAAATCACAAAGCGATTAGACAATATATTGAAAGCGGAGAAGATTTAAAAGGCAAAAACTTTGATCCAAGAAAGTTCTTAAAACCTGGATTTGACGCTATGTGTGATATTGTTGAACAAAAAATATTGGAATGCGGTTCACAAAATAAGGCTTAG
- the ylqF gene encoding ribosome biogenesis GTPase YlqF, with product MNYSKTLINWYPGHMAKGMREIKENSSLCDIFIIVLDARCPISSYNEDFDSIEPNKPRLFVITKSDMMDQTKKNLIQSRFKNEILVWANLKQNSTRKLILKNIKKLSAKKEQQDKDKGFMSSKIKIFVLGVPNAGKSTLINLLSQKKSLKVANYPGVTRGKQWVNVDNYYFMDTPGILLPKLEDQEAATKLAMIGSIDTKSLPLRFLANSYLNIFNKYYNEKIFNDLKIQLPNEEINEYMAHNFFAQLFKLQGFKGDINNLNQAYTFFINYIREASNITLD from the coding sequence ATGAATTACAGTAAGACATTAATAAATTGATATCCCGGACATATGGCAAAAGGTATGAGAGAAATAAAAGAAAATTCCTCTTTATGCGATATTTTTATTATTGTTTTAGATGCTAGGTGTCCAATTAGCTCTTATAACGAAGATTTTGATAGTATTGAACCAAATAAACCTCGTTTATTTGTAATTACAAAATCTGATATGATGGATCAAACTAAAAAAAATTTAATACAGTCTAGATTTAAAAATGAAATATTGGTTTGAGCGAACCTAAAACAAAATAGCACAAGAAAATTAATACTAAAAAATATAAAAAAACTTAGTGCAAAAAAAGAACAACAGGACAAAGATAAGGGATTTATGTCATCTAAGATTAAAATCTTTGTGTTGGGTGTCCCAAATGCCGGAAAAAGTACATTGATCAATTTATTATCACAAAAAAAATCATTAAAAGTTGCGAATTATCCAGGTGTTACTAGAGGCAAACAATGAGTTAATGTTGATAACTATTATTTCATGGATACTCCAGGAATTTTATTGCCAAAGCTTGAGGATCAAGAAGCGGCAACAAAATTAGCAATGATAGGTTCTATTGATACTAAAAGCTTGCCGTTAAGATTTCTCGCAAATAGTTATTTAAATATATTTAATAAATACTATAATGAAAAAATTTTCAATGATTTAAAAATTCAATTACCAAATGAAGAAATAAATGAATATATGGCACATAACTTTTTTGCCCAGCTTTTTAAACTCCAAGGTTTTAAAGGCGATATTAACAATTTAAATCAAGCATATACATTTTTTATTAATTACATAAGAGAAGCATCAAATATAACATTAGATTAA
- a CDS encoding RNA methyltransferase gives MNKREILSSVNNPKVKILKKILKKGDENYFLVEGHHLVEEATKNNLIKEIYEVESQNNYPDSIKITDKVLNVITTTKTPEGVIGLCKKKIKSANLSDKIVFLDNVQDPGNVGTIIRTSRSFGFNTIYTNINVYNPKILRATQGSLFEMDIRKYNNSIEEVIFLKSKGYKIIATTLDKDSIELKKVNQNHNKIVLLLGNEGQGLSKEVQNLSDIKVYIPIEFESLNVAVAAGICLYTLKNGEE, from the coding sequence ATGAATAAAAGAGAAATTTTATCAAGTGTAAATAACCCTAAAGTAAAAATATTGAAAAAAATATTGAAAAAAGGTGATGAAAATTATTTTCTTGTTGAAGGACATCACTTAGTTGAAGAGGCTACTAAAAACAACTTAATTAAGGAAATATATGAAGTTGAAAGCCAAAACAATTATCCTGATTCAATAAAAATCACGGATAAAGTTTTGAATGTAATCACAACAACCAAAACACCTGAAGGTGTAATTGGTTTATGCAAAAAGAAAATCAAAAGTGCTAATTTATCAGATAAGATTGTTTTTCTAGATAATGTTCAAGATCCCGGCAATGTTGGAACAATAATAAGAACATCCAGGTCATTTGGTTTTAATACTATCTATACTAATATCAATGTATATAATCCTAAAATACTAAGAGCAACTCAAGGCTCTTTATTTGAAATGGATATTAGAAAATATAATAATTCAATTGAAGAAGTAATTTTTTTAAAAAGCAAAGGTTACAAAATAATTGCAACAACATTAGATAAAGACAGCATTGAATTAAAAAAAGTCAACCAAAACCACAATAAAATTGTTCTTTTGTTAGGAAATGAAGGACAAGGCTTGTCGAAAGAAGTTCAAAATTTATCTGATATAAAAGTTTATATACCGATAGAATTTGAAAGTCTTAATGTAGCTGTAGCAGCTGGAATATGTCTTTACACACTAAAAAACGGAGAAGAATAA
- a CDS encoding lysylphosphatidylglycerol synthase domain-containing protein, producing MSINPIFTKWKKKPVSDRTFMNKMFNLDSTKQVKEINNFFSEQLKFIGNKIIASLGVGTNLLNEYTITALGYSFCEVFNESFLDRGKKSIFISNDESFHGILYSNILARVFSEKGFENIVFGNSAETPKVLKKLAVQENNSTVCISINHYKNQKNVMQISFDWGDGSPFDITEMIKIGTKLNFMNYLTIDIPEECISFKYDHSYKKYTSVLYEKYKKTLVTNRQSIKNANQFAVSISRKSTVKFYDLLFKQLNINATLHENKKKSWHDVTNQNLFKSTHLNSLIKKPIANFLIDEEGEGLNLNIKHNKTYKYFKVDELAALYLNFLLEDDECFQKQDLNKYYIGKSVDLGSLTKKIALSHNISVEEFIETEHLWTIDKKTDKNLLLGYTSDSKFATSRNLFKGYDSTIFMLEVMRMINFYLSQGKTLYDKLIEINSKYNKHFWTTKSFDLGSDKINNFFSHVLKLDSFNGHKVVNRKEYKINSLFSSQILIKIFFEKGESLIINYSVVDETINVSCETIDYSKTEEEKIANVVREKEIFESVFELKEDIRTKKINFWNVLKYLSFIGILIATLIFLLYSIYNIDSKGHIGKANISTTFRHIGIAIYHSTGTQFAFAFLFISVFLESAVSALIFKRLLQIQGQKVKYSQLLMGSFIGVFVQNITPKSIGGDIATYWYLRRKGIKRAPLLSAVIMNTFLWQLTNVLLICVFVPIGIAFYWDNFFVGQINNGIVVTFIVTTIIGLVLDSGLVILFLVIAMNTKIQKWFINIIIWFLEWMPFVHLYDVDAKKAKYQYEFYQIKTNSKQIIHKWYYLIELLFYKVALWMLSPIAIFAYASEVIQPNLRGGWYFNIVLSGILVRSANAISILPGGMGTSDLFSTEIYKSILLGGVLESVDDLSTPQERAAILSSIKTLGTRIIPTLISGLYLLLVFIGEKREDLYKSKRKNMQLIQNETISLNVKTQSAFYKIAIPLTTIIIFIGTIVFLSTSI from the coding sequence ATGAGTATTAATCCGATATTTACAAAGTGAAAAAAGAAGCCAGTATCTGATAGAACATTTATGAATAAGATGTTTAATTTAGATAGTACAAAGCAAGTAAAAGAAATTAATAACTTTTTTAGTGAGCAACTAAAATTTATAGGAAATAAAATAATTGCATCACTTGGAGTTGGTACTAACTTGTTAAATGAATATACAATAACTGCTCTAGGATATTCATTCTGTGAAGTATTTAATGAATCTTTTTTAGATAGAGGCAAGAAATCTATTTTTATATCTAATGATGAATCTTTCCACGGAATCTTATATTCAAACATTTTGGCTCGTGTGTTCAGTGAAAAAGGATTTGAAAATATTGTTTTTGGCAACTCAGCAGAAACTCCCAAAGTTCTTAAAAAACTTGCAGTTCAAGAAAATAATTCAACTGTTTGTATTTCAATAAATCATTATAAAAATCAAAAAAATGTAATGCAAATAAGTTTTGATTGAGGGGACGGATCTCCATTTGACATTACCGAAATGATTAAAATTGGTACAAAACTTAATTTTATGAATTATCTAACAATAGATATTCCTGAAGAATGTATTAGTTTTAAATATGACCATAGCTATAAAAAATATACTAGTGTTCTTTATGAAAAATACAAAAAGACGCTAGTTACAAATAGACAATCAATAAAAAATGCTAATCAATTTGCTGTATCAATTTCAAGAAAGTCAACAGTTAAATTTTATGATTTATTATTTAAACAACTTAACATAAATGCTACTCTACATGAAAATAAGAAAAAAAGTTGACATGATGTTACAAATCAAAATCTTTTTAAATCAACTCATTTAAACTCTTTAATTAAAAAACCTATTGCTAATTTTTTAATTGATGAAGAAGGTGAGGGATTAAACTTAAATATTAAACATAATAAAACATATAAATATTTTAAAGTCGATGAACTTGCTGCATTGTATCTTAACTTTTTACTGGAAGATGATGAATGCTTTCAAAAACAAGATCTAAACAAATACTATATTGGAAAATCTGTTGACTTAGGTTCATTAACTAAAAAAATAGCTCTATCACACAATATCTCTGTTGAAGAATTTATTGAAACTGAACATCTTTGAACTATTGATAAAAAAACAGATAAAAATCTTCTTTTGGGATATACAAGCGATAGCAAATTTGCTACCTCTAGAAATTTATTTAAAGGTTATGATTCAACAATATTTATGCTTGAAGTTATGAGGATGATTAATTTTTATTTAAGTCAAGGTAAAACTCTATATGATAAATTAATAGAAATTAATAGCAAATACAATAAACATTTTTGAACAACCAAATCATTTGATTTAGGCAGTGATAAAATAAATAATTTCTTTTCTCATGTTCTTAAATTAGATTCTTTTAATGGTCATAAAGTTGTCAACCGTAAAGAATACAAAATAAACTCTCTATTTTCTAGCCAAATACTTATTAAAATTTTCTTTGAAAAGGGTGAAAGTTTAATAATTAATTACTCAGTAGTAGATGAAACTATTAATGTATCATGCGAAACTATTGATTATAGTAAAACTGAAGAAGAAAAAATAGCAAATGTTGTTAGAGAAAAAGAAATTTTTGAAAGTGTTTTTGAACTTAAAGAAGACATAAGAACTAAAAAAATAAATTTTTGAAATGTTTTGAAATATCTGTCATTTATAGGAATTCTTATAGCAACTCTTATCTTCTTGCTATATTCAATATATAACATAGATAGTAAGGGTCATATTGGTAAAGCTAACATCTCCACTACATTTAGGCATATTGGAATTGCAATATATCATAGTACTGGAACACAATTTGCTTTTGCTTTTCTATTTATATCTGTTTTTTTAGAGTCTGCAGTAAGCGCTTTAATCTTTAAAAGACTTTTACAAATTCAAGGCCAAAAGGTAAAATACTCACAATTATTAATGGGTAGTTTTATCGGTGTGTTTGTACAAAATATTACTCCTAAGTCCATCGGTGGAGATATTGCTACCTATTGATATTTGAGAAGAAAAGGAATTAAAAGAGCTCCTTTATTATCAGCCGTTATAATGAACACATTCTTATGGCAGCTGACTAATGTCTTGTTAATTTGTGTTTTTGTACCAATCGGTATTGCTTTTTATTGGGATAACTTTTTTGTTGGCCAAATCAATAATGGAATAGTTGTTACTTTTATAGTCACAACAATAATAGGTTTAGTTTTAGATTCTGGCCTTGTTATTTTATTCTTGGTAATTGCGATGAATACAAAAATTCAAAAATGATTCATAAACATAATTATTTGATTCTTAGAATGAATGCCATTTGTACATTTATATGATGTTGATGCAAAAAAAGCGAAATATCAATATGAGTTCTATCAAATAAAAACTAACTCAAAACAAATAATTCATAAGTGGTACTACTTAATAGAATTATTATTCTATAAAGTTGCTCTTTGAATGTTAAGTCCAATAGCTATATTTGCTTATGCGTCCGAAGTTATTCAACCAAATTTAAGGGGCGGATGATACTTTAATATTGTGCTCTCAGGCATACTAGTACGAAGTGCAAACGCAATCTCTATACTTCCTGGAGGTATGGGAACATCAGACTTATTTAGTACAGAAATTTATAAATCGATATTATTGGGCGGTGTCTTAGAAAGTGTAGATGATTTAAGCACACCACAAGAGCGTGCCGCAATACTTTCTTCAATTAAAACACTAGGTACAAGAATTATTCCAACATTAATTTCTGGCCTATACTTATTACTTGTATTTATTGGTGAAAAAAGAGAAGATTTATATAAATCAAAAAGAAAAAACATGCAACTTATTCAAAATGAGACCATTTCCTTGAATGTAAAAACACAATCAGCATTTTATAAGATCGCAATCCCTTTAACAACAATTATAATTTTTATAGGAACAATTGTTTTTTTATCAACAAGTATTTAA
- a CDS encoding LicD family protein has protein sequence MKEKFDKEKHKIKMQEVKNLLIEVMENIDKMNGKGAVAYGSLLGIYRDGKLIEHDYDGDIIVDYDTYKKLKEKYPDRVIDTENSLNPYLIPKWVNKDWDINNRYEPSIDLFVITHTTLERFKKWCWDYKVKRCCDVNFFRRKKYFKYNWLYKIARFWHIILFRKKKVYTVDDAVSYLENGIKNPTVTMILHNHNYNKKIFKEDSMLSHDALDHLDYIDFEGHKLLTFKNIEEYLVHWYGKGWKTPVKFKNSNYFGLFEQYRLAK, from the coding sequence ATGAAAGAAAAATTCGATAAAGAAAAACATAAAATAAAAATGCAAGAAGTTAAAAATTTGCTAATTGAAGTAATGGAAAATATTGACAAAATGAATGGTAAAGGTGCTGTTGCGTATGGCAGCTTATTAGGCATATATAGAGATGGTAAATTAATAGAGCATGACTATGATGGAGATATTATTGTTGACTATGATACATATAAAAAACTTAAAGAAAAATATCCGGATAGAGTTATAGATACCGAAAATAGTTTAAATCCTTATTTAATTCCTAAATGAGTTAATAAAGATTGGGATATAAATAATAGATATGAACCATCAATAGACCTTTTTGTAATAACTCATACAACATTAGAAAGATTTAAAAAGTGATGTTGAGATTATAAGGTCAAAAGATGTTGTGATGTTAATTTCTTCAGAAGAAAGAAATACTTTAAATACAATTGACTATATAAGATAGCTAGATTTTGACACATTATTTTATTTAGAAAGAAAAAAGTTTACACAGTAGATGATGCTGTGTCTTATTTAGAAAATGGAATTAAAAACCCAACCGTAACCATGATTTTGCATAATCATAACTACAATAAGAAAATATTTAAAGAAGACTCAATGCTTTCACATGATGCTCTTGACCATTTAGATTACATTGATTTTGAAGGACATAAATTATTAACTTTTAAAAATATTGAAGAATATCTAGTTCATTGATATGGCAAAGGGTGAAAAACACCTGTAAAATTTAAAAACTCAAATTATTTTGGGTTATTTGAACAATATAGACTTGCAAAATAG
- a CDS encoding DnaD domain protein produces MIQNVNYPYFSVEIDSEISEADLKNLRKFYAPILGSEAILLYEYLRDLGNNNEDAGFFDFDSLTYFLNLSNKELNSARINLESVSLLSTFVDHVNRKTFFILEKPLNKGAFKKNLILANKLIKIIGEQNFQNLMGRERNAFLSKVGKYLVNVSAKYDDVFEFDEFDLMYRDDQPGSHELDTSDINTKEINEELNEKLEFNTFDFPNPYEAILKTDSRYFFSQITHKMPTEELINLIKNSREAGLNDPCINLVFFYAYEVNNKINFKYVDKIIVDLIKKEIFSFDSIEKYLDNMVKIKNNVAVTKKELYKATYLENLKKQDSFSDY; encoded by the coding sequence ATGATTCAAAATGTAAATTATCCTTATTTTTCTGTGGAAATTGATAGTGAAATTTCAGAGGCAGATTTAAAAAATTTGCGTAAATTTTATGCTCCAATTTTAGGTAGTGAAGCAATTCTTTTATATGAATATTTGAGAGACCTTGGTAACAATAATGAAGATGCCGGATTTTTTGATTTTGATAGTTTGACTTATTTTTTAAATTTGTCAAATAAAGAATTAAATTCAGCAAGAATTAACTTAGAATCAGTTTCTTTACTATCAACCTTTGTTGATCATGTTAATAGAAAAACATTTTTTATCCTTGAAAAACCATTAAATAAAGGTGCTTTTAAGAAAAATTTAATTCTTGCCAATAAGCTTATTAAGATAATCGGAGAACAAAATTTTCAAAATTTAATGGGCAGAGAGCGTAATGCTTTTCTTTCCAAAGTTGGTAAATATTTAGTGAATGTCAGTGCTAAATATGATGATGTTTTTGAATTTGATGAATTTGATTTGATGTACAGAGACGATCAACCAGGTTCTCATGAATTAGACACTTCAGACATCAATACTAAAGAAATTAATGAAGAATTAAATGAAAAACTTGAATTTAACACTTTTGATTTTCCAAATCCTTATGAAGCTATATTAAAAACAGATTCAAGATATTTCTTTTCACAAATTACACACAAGATGCCAACTGAAGAATTAATTAATTTGATTAAAAACTCTCGTGAAGCTGGATTGAATGACCCTTGCATTAATTTAGTTTTCTTTTATGCTTATGAGGTAAATAATAAAATTAATTTTAAATATGTTGATAAGATAATTGTTGATTTGATTAAAAAGGAAATTTTTTCTTTTGACTCAATTGAAAAATATTTAGATAATATGGTCAAAATTAAAAATAATGTTGCTGTAACTAAAAAAGAATTATATAAGGCAACATACCTCGAAAATCTTAAAAAGCAAGATAGTTTTTCTGATTATTAG
- a CDS encoding tRNA (cytidine(34)-2'-O)-methyltransferase: protein MLNIILFEPEIPPNTGNIIRTCFALGAKLHIIKPISFDLDPKYLSRPAAGRLLSDIQHEVHNSYKEFNEKYKDKNIFYLTRYGLKTYTDVDFKSEYKKSNEIWLMFGKESTGIDKPILKSKIENCLRIPMVSEMRSINLANTVSIVGFEVMRQLNWENLNKFETQKGKDFLLHE from the coding sequence ATGCTTAATATTATTCTTTTTGAACCCGAAATACCGCCTAACACAGGAAATATAATTAGAACTTGTTTTGCTTTAGGAGCAAAATTGCACATTATTAAACCAATATCATTTGACCTTGACCCAAAATACTTATCTCGCCCCGCGGCTGGAAGATTACTTTCAGATATTCAACATGAAGTTCATAATTCTTATAAAGAATTTAATGAAAAATATAAAGATAAAAATATCTTTTATTTAACTAGGTATGGTTTGAAAACGTATACTGATGTTGACTTTAAAAGTGAATACAAGAAATCAAACGAAATATGGTTAATGTTTGGAAAAGAATCTACCGGAATTGATAAACCAATTTTGAAAAGCAAAATTGAAAATTGCTTAAGAATACCTATGGTTAGTGAAATGCGTTCAATCAATTTAGCTAATACCGTATCAATTGTTGGATTTGAAGTTATGAGACAACTTAATTGAGAAAATTTAAATAAATTTGAAACTCAAAAAGGAAAGGATTTTCTTTTACATGAATAA
- the rpoE gene encoding DNA-directed RNA polymerase subunit delta: MKTIIDILVEYIQENCSQYEYVKFDDIFESVESQLKTKWEKEANDRDLSYEEIRVNKIGETYRLLTVDSRFKGDGNNNWTAREGFIQ; encoded by the coding sequence ATGAAAACAATTATAGATATATTAGTTGAGTACATTCAAGAAAATTGTAGTCAATATGAGTATGTTAAATTTGACGATATTTTCGAAAGTGTAGAAAGTCAATTAAAAACTAAATGAGAAAAAGAAGCTAATGATAGAGATTTAAGCTATGAAGAAATTAGAGTAAACAAAATAGGAGAAACATATCGTTTATTAACTGTCGATTCTCGTTTTAAAGGCGACGGAAATAACAATTGAACAGCAAGAGAAGGATTTATTCAATAA
- a CDS encoding DnaA ATPase domain-containing protein yields MNNRNDSEINLKELHQSNEEYMEKALDLIFSNDEIKKLIDVFKITKKEVEDNIFEFIGIKESIESPQVYPYIYQVNRAPSGELVIKTKKSNNDYKMSVRRQTNLWLTDFSDVSLKSVFKLPKNSSFQYEIFKQSSIQRKQIYEQAKLIAKKVISKKPESVLGMYIYSKESSGKTFACHALANYFACENLSTIYIKSEDLLAELISNIKNKDNNSINEIIDRLKKADILIIDNLGEEAYNNWFHNNVLFTILRDRYHDNKKVIISSPLAIRELEIFYRKNIKSEASFKIEKMFELITKNSVEINLK; encoded by the coding sequence ATGAATAATAGAAATGATTCTGAAATAAATTTAAAAGAATTACACCAATCTAATGAAGAGTACATGGAAAAAGCATTAGATTTAATTTTTAGTAATGATGAAATCAAAAAGTTAATCGACGTTTTTAAAATAACTAAAAAAGAAGTTGAAGATAATATTTTTGAGTTTATTGGTATAAAAGAGTCTATTGAAAGTCCTCAAGTTTATCCGTACATATATCAAGTCAATAGAGCCCCTTCTGGCGAGTTAGTTATAAAAACTAAAAAATCTAATAATGATTATAAAATGAGTGTAAGAAGACAGACTAATTTGTGACTTACAGATTTTTCGGATGTTAGCCTTAAATCAGTATTTAAATTGCCAAAAAACTCATCCTTTCAATATGAGATATTTAAGCAATCATCAATTCAAAGAAAACAAATTTATGAACAAGCTAAATTAATTGCCAAAAAAGTTATTTCTAAAAAACCTGAATCAGTATTAGGGATGTATATATATTCGAAAGAGTCATCTGGTAAAACATTTGCATGTCATGCATTAGCAAATTATTTTGCTTGTGAAAATTTATCTACAATTTATATCAAGTCGGAAGATTTGCTAGCAGAATTAATATCTAATATCAAAAATAAAGACAATAATTCTATAAATGAAATTATTGATAGACTTAAAAAAGCGGATATCTTGATTATAGATAATTTAGGTGAAGAAGCATATAATAATTGATTTCACAATAATGTTTTATTCACAATTTTAAGAGATAGATATCACGACAATAAAAAAGTTATTATTTCATCTCCTTTAGCTATTAGAGAACTTGAAATTTTTTATAGGAAAAATATAAAATCAGAAGCGAGTTTTAAAATAGAAAAAATGTTCGAATTGATAACTAAAAATTCTGTTGAAATTAATCTTAAATAG
- a CDS encoding thermonuclease family protein: MHAFKSQFSIEWPFRIIDGDTLDCIFSGKKQRIRIFGIDTPETYKNNNYKSLASLENYYAQKAKTFLTNITRKKELNLQYITTDKYNRLVCIVKIGKLDLAKELVKRGLARVKYISIWTDKNKYWVNDSQLVKYYKEINKIEIDAQSHLRGFWKEPIQDVFHKK; encoded by the coding sequence ATGCATGCTTTTAAAAGTCAATTTTCAATTGAGTGACCTTTTAGGATAATTGATGGTGATACTCTTGATTGTATATTTTCTGGCAAGAAACAAAGAATAAGAATTTTTGGTATTGACACTCCAGAAACCTATAAAAATAATAATTACAAATCTTTAGCTTCTTTAGAAAATTATTATGCTCAAAAAGCAAAAACTTTTTTGACTAATATTACAAGAAAAAAAGAGTTAAATCTTCAATATATAACCACTGATAAATACAATAGATTAGTTTGCATAGTAAAAATAGGTAAATTAGATTTAGCAAAAGAACTTGTAAAGCGTGGTCTCGCTAGAGTAAAGTATATTTCAATTTGGACAGATAAAAATAAATATTGAGTTAATGATTCTCAATTAGTTAAATATTACAAAGAAATAAATAAAATTGAAATTGATGCACAATCACATTTAAGAGGTTTTTGAAAGGAACCGATTCAAGATGTTTTTCACAAAAAGTAA